Within the Mauremys reevesii isolate NIE-2019 linkage group 2, ASM1616193v1, whole genome shotgun sequence genome, the region TTAGGGTAATATAGTGTCCAACTAATTCTAGCTTGCTCTAACTACCattctgcagaagctgggagtacTTTTATATTAGCTAAAACTCTCATAAAAGGATTTCTTTGTACGCTTAACCTGAGAGGCTTTTCTTTTATATCCTTTAGAATTGTGACTTATCGGGTTGTGATCTACAGGAAGCTAACTTGAGAGGCTCTAATGTAAAAGGAGCTATCTTTGAAGAGATGCTGACGCCTTTACACATGTCTCAGAGTGTCAGATAGGACCTGGCACAGTTGACTGGAAGAATACTTGCTGAAGAGGAAGAAATGAAAACACTTATCGTGATTTTTCTTTCTCCACCCACTCCCTTTATAATCTAGACATACCATGTATTGGACAATAATTTATATCTTCAGTAGTGCCTAAGGAAACACCTCCGATcactctttgggggagggggcttttATTTAATAGGTGTAGGAATAGACATTGTTGCTACCTTTTGAATGGAGATAGGGAAGTGGGCTAGTTTTAGAACCAGAAtgttatgtatttttttaaatagacttgTTTTAGCATCACCTCATTTTGGAATGCATTTTTAGgattttaatttataaagcaCGATATATGCAATTATATTTATTACATTTGTATCTGCAATATAAATATATGAAATGTTAGTCACATACAGTAGCAGAAATGTTCTGGTTTACAATTAGCATTAGTATATCCACAGTTAGTTTCTTTATTCATGCACAGCGTATTAAATGATGAATGTTGTGGGGATAGAGttcccaaaacattttttcaggTACTCTTTTTTGGGGAAGACAGCATTTAAATAAGTCATCACAGGTAACACGGCCTGGTAGTAGCTTGAATTTAGGTATGCAGTGGCTCAACCAACTTCTGAAAAATAAAGTGGAAGCATCTTTGCAACTATATGTTCACTAGAAAATCTTCATGCACAGCAGAGCTTTGTTATAATTAGAACTTAAAGGAGCATGTTCCAAGATGCACACTACTTATTTAGTCCTTTTGATGTCAGTGTGGACTGCTAACAAGTGAAAATCTCTCTAGCTTGTGTGTCCCTTCTAGCACCAAGCCTAAGtacatgtgggtttttttgtttgtttgttttttttaaaataggaaattaAGTGTGGATTGGGAAGGGGAAAACCGTTTATTCCTCCAGCAAAGTAGACCCAGGGCCTGAtgcccagcctctctctccatgGTCACTACTGCTGTGTACGGAATGGCAGCTGTTGCCCCTGAACACATGCTATGCAAGCATTCTGCACACTGAAACAATGGATAGCACGGACCTTCCCCAGTGCTCTGGGTTGGGCCTATTCAGAGCAACCATGGGAGCCACTTCCCTGGTGCAAAATTTCCTTTCCTTTACCCCTCTTCATCTGTTAGTGCACAGGGAACCATGGAGTTGCTGCAGTGCAGAAAGCCTTATGGGATCTCTGTCGAGCAATGAATTTCacttggggtgaccagatgttccgattttatggggacagtcccaatttttgaggctttttcttatataggctcctattacccctccaaccctgtcctgttttttcacacttgctatctgatcaccctaatttCACTCAAGAAGCTGTTTCCACTGTAACACCAGTTGAGATCCTCTCATATGTCTCTGATTATTCTGTACACAATCAAAAAGCACAGACCTTTTATACCAAATAGAGCTGGGTGCATCAAGAATACTTACCTCACTAACTTAAAATACCCCAAAGCCAAAATCAAAGGAAATACCTATCTTACTGGAAGACAGGAACAAATGTAGCATGATGTTAAACTTGCAGAGTTAACCGTTGTTAACCATGATCTAAATTGTCACAGCTACTTCAGTGGGTCGCCTTTTAGCTGTAGAAGTGCAGATCTACTGTCTTCTGTACAAGGAAGGTGGTGTGGTCTTAAAGGTTACAGCAAAACCATTTATTTTTCTAGGAAAGATCAGCTCCCAAAAAGTACATGACAAGGAGGGAATGGGGCTGTATTGGGTTTGACTCCATCATGTCACGTGACCTTCTTGacctcaaggtcacacagccaaTTAGAGCAGAATTGGGATTCGTCAGGCTCTTAGGCCTTTTGACTTATTGGACAACTCTTAGCTTCATGGCAAAAAGTTGCATTATAAATATAGGGTCATTTTTTAATGTACCACTTTCCTTAATGGGGGTAATGTACATGCATTGAAGGAAGAGTACAGCTGGAGAAACGTACTTAATTAAACGAATTATTTTTGTAGCTGGCAGAGGTAGAATATTGTATGGGAGAAATCTATTTTCATAATCAGTGTgtataaattatatttaaacttTCACAGATATGCTGTGAGTATTCAAGTGACTAAGGCATTGTTCACTTGCAAACACGTTTTTAGGTACGTCTTTTGCTGTGACAAGACTGCAGGAATAGCCAAAAATGGCATGTTCTGAAAATGCAGGTTCTAGCCTAATGTAAACTGGCTGCATCAATAAATAGTATAAAATGTTTATACGGAGTCTTGTTTTTTAATTGAGTAAAGTTGTGAAAATGCAGCAAAGCGTTTTAAATGTCTTGTAACATATGACTCTTATTTAGGTGGACCAAGGAAAATATTATCTGGAAAAAGTCAAACTTGCAAGTGAAAGGCAAATTAAGTTTTGTGTACTAAAAGCATTAATGACTAGACCTTGAAAAATGCGGAGCAGACTTTCAAGAGAGCTCAGCTCCCTTTTAGGCATCATAACTGGGGGCCAGGTTTTTCAGCACGTGGCCACTAGATCACAATGGGAACTGGTAGGTCCTgaacacttgaaaatctggctccaatTGTGTTGGCGGGGCACTTGGAAATCTAGCCCTGTGTATCTGCAAAGCCTATCTGTTATTGATTTGAGGAAAGGTTTTGAATTCTAAAATACAAGAAATAAACAAACTGTGCAAGTCTTTTCCTATGTATTATTTTGCTTAATAAACCATTTTAACAGCTTGATTAGTTGTATCAGCAGGAGTTGTGTGTTAACCCTTCCTGCTGAGATGTTACATTAGGACAGAAAATTGCTCTTTTCCTAAAGTAACTAAATCCTCTTTAATACTTTAATCTTTTATCAAATTACTTTTTAATCCATTAATCAGAAAGAGGATAGGAGGACTGTGAATGGGCTACTAAACACGATGGAGTGGGTATTTCACCACTTAGATGCAAAATGGAGTGCATGGGAGCAAACAGCTGGATAAAAGTTCAGATTTCTGCAGCTACGTTTGAGTTTCACCCCTCTATAGGCGTCTATCAGCATATTTATAGTTTGCAATGCCTTTCAGCTCCAAAAGGTGTAAGGGTCACTGCTTAAAGGCATCAATGTTGTTATTGCAGTGGTACCTAAGAGCCCCAAGTCATGGACTAGCACCCGCATAGGGGTAAGTGTTGtggaaacacagaacaaaaagacggccCATGCCTCAATCTAAGTAATATAGTTGTCTACTGAATCAGCTAAATTATACTTTGAACTCTAGAGAACcaagaatctcaaagcatttaAAACTATTGACCACATTTTGaaaagggtcagattttcaaagtatCTCCGCACCCAGGGGCACTCAATGTActgagcacttctgcaaatctggctgcttgttttggtgcctaaatggaaGCTGAGCCTTTTGTAAAATGTGGCCCGAGGTCTGATGTACAGAGATGCTTGGCGTTTAACAAACTTGTACATTTAAACTATCGCACACAGTACTGGTTGCATCTCAACAACTCCAAACTTACCCAGGATGTACtttctatttaaaataattaagagCCATTGAAAAGAAAAATGAGGATTTTTCCCTAGGGAACCTCTGATTTATGGCTTCTTAAAATAAAGACTGCTTATGGCTCTTAGTGACAACACTCAGCTGAATTTAATAGCTACACCTGGGGTGTTTCAATTATGTGCTTCACTTCTGGTACGATATAGCAAATGTAAGAACAAAATTGCAGTCCACATGAGACAATTAAATTGTCACCTGCAGGGAAAGCTTCAGTATTAGGAGGGTTGGGAAGATGTGTATATAAAAAGCAAGCTGACGGGTACAACATGTAGGATATTTTCCGAAGAAGCAGAATTGGGATTGTTCATTCAGCAGCTCCTCTCATCAAGCAGGTAATGTACTTGAACCAGACCATGCATTACATTTTGCATGCTCAGTGTCTAGAGATACTTGACTGTGAAAGACTGCAGAGCATTTTTCAAGGACTGAGGTACTAGAACAGAAACTGATTAAACTGAATGGATCAGTTGCGTGGGCCTGCACCAAAACCTTGGGATCTAGATGCTCCCAAAACTCTGGGGAGGTGTTTGAATTTTGCAGATGGCCCTTCTTTATAATGGGCTAACCCTAAATACTGGAGTTAAACACATCCAGACTTTTTAGAATAAGCTTGAACTACAGCTGGATTTCAGGTGCATTGGGCCAGAATTTAAGATGCATTCCAGAAATACAAACACTGTCATGATTTTGTAGTGTAAGAATTGAGCATAACCTGAATGTAATAAACTGATTATTGAATAATCAGGTGTGGTGTGCATGGGGGATTTGTGACCAATGGATTCTCAGCAGCTTTTTGCAAGTCTAAGTGAAATTTGTCTTTTTATAGAGTACCCACCATCTATCTTCAGTCCCTGTACTGTTTTTGCTTTATATTTTGCTTCCTGGTAGAATGGAGAAGACCAGGAAGCTCTTTGTAAGGTTCCTCATGTTTATTCTGTCTGTGGAGATTTGCTTGGCTCAACACTGGTCTTATGGCCTGCAACCGGGAGGAAAGCGGGATGCTGAAAATCTGGTAGAATCATTCCAGGAGGTAGGTTCTTGGTTTTAAAATGACACTTTATTCATTGTACCTTACCCCCCATGCCCTCCGGGGGATGCGAGCAGAATAGCAGCCTGAGCATCTAAAGGTATGACTACACTGCAGTTAATCAACCACTGATATTGCCATTAGCTGAAGGGCCgtgggctataaaactgcagtatagacacCTGAACCCAGCTGTCTACgttgcagttttatagccctgcagcctgagccggcGCTAGCTCACGCTGGCCAGCTGTGGGTGgataattgcagtgcagacatgatATGGGACAtttaatgaatttttaaaactttttttttttggaaaatttaaaaaatttcatTGTAGTGAAAGAGGCCagcttgacagccctggaaacCCAATTCTAGCCATAGAAAAGAGAGAGTGGCAGCTTCCCCTATCTGTCTAAGCACTGCTGTGTGTTTTAAAATCTGAGCATCTCATGTTTGACGGGAGGGAACACCTCTAAGAATGAGAGGGAAATATGGCTTCCAGTTTCAGCCAGTCCATAACTTCTCTGCTATATTGTCGGCTAAGGTTCCAATCAGCTATTTTGTTATGGCAACACTCATGCCACTTGAGCTCAGGGAGGACAAGGAACAGCTGCCCTCTGGTAATTGGTCACTGTAGTGAAGCGAAGACTCACcagtgcggcgcctcctgctggtcgtccgggaattagctcttttccagcgtATGGAGCACCAAATGCAGGCTGGTatctcacctgctgctggccccataTCCCACTTTGTGCCcttttacctcagggttctgcccccagtaGTAACCCAtagtctgggtctcccctcccaggggaatccacaaccctctagccccaccttgcctcagtggctactgccagtcatcctctagcccctgctcactggggcagactgcagtctgtcatagccactcatcattggcaaggaggtcgGATCAACTAcctctgcctatctctgggctgcacctcccaaccccagtacctgcctaggcctttaccaaggcctcagcctggggagttgccagacTAAAGTGCCCTAGCTCTGCTCCAGGTACCCTTTTCTCCCCAGCAGttaggtccttctctctccacagctagagagagactgatccAGCTCCTCCCTGAGCCCTTGTAACAGGGtcaggcatggccccagctgtggctacttcccaatcagcctagccttttCTTTCAGGAAAGGGTAAACTGCCCCCTACTATCATACgtgcagggagaggaggttggccaatggagactcctgtgactagggcttgtttccggtccttagtccgttcacgtatccgggtggagttcctctgggcggtgtccgctggctcccttgacgccttcgaggaacagtgggcgctgtctggggttctctgctcggtgtccccgtcaggttcccttcttatgaccctttgaccgcactcctgtccctgttcttttattagttgtcccctgaaatcagtgggtttctgaggtcctgtagagcctccccttaggctgagggggggatcccttagcagtgggcgggcttctgcccgcccacttcccagaaacccaataggtacTATCATATGTTGACCATTCACTTGGATTCAAACTAGTAACCAGAGCTGAAAGCCTCTGTCCACCATTTCCATTTGTCGGAGCCTTCTAACCTCTCTGATTCATCTCTACTTTCATGAGCATTTGTGAAATTTACTATAACAAAAGTGGGATAACACTGGAtctgtgcagggggagggagaatggTGAACTTGTGAAGTAGAAAAGCATGTCCATCTAGCATAGTAGGGTGGTCCTCTAGCAGAAGATTCTCTTTCTATGAGACTTGTATCCTCTTCCAATTCAGATTGCTAGTGAAATGGAAAAAATAGGTGAACTGCAGCATTTTGAATGCAGTGGCCCACATCAGCGCTCCATGCTTGGTGGTCTGAAGGGAGTTCTGGTAAGTAAAGCTTTGATTTATTGTAATGGAAACTCAAAGGACCACTTTTTGGGGGGATGTTGGTGCTTAGCAATGCCGGTTCTGCCTCTGCAccaaatgagaaaataaaattaaagtcaGATAAATTTTACCTTCATCCCAATTTTTTGCAGCATTCACAGTTTAATTCCACAGAATAACTCTGCCAGCTGAAGGATCAGGCCATATGGATGCTGCTTCCCCTAGTGTGCCCTGACTGTGGAGTGTTTATTCTGGTACAAGCTCCAAAG harbors:
- the GNRH1 gene encoding progonadoliberin-1; protein product: MEKTRKLFVRFLMFILSVEICLAQHWSYGLQPGGKRDAENLVESFQEIASEMEKIGELQHFECSGPHQRSMLGGLKGVLASLIEGDAGQKKI